The Larimichthys crocea isolate SSNF chromosome XI, L_crocea_2.0, whole genome shotgun sequence genome has a segment encoding these proteins:
- the ttbk2b gene encoding tau-tubulin kinase 2b has protein sequence MSGAGEHTDILSVADVVRERWKVSRKIGGGGFGEIYEVLDQLSQATVALKVESAQQPKQVLKMEVAVLKKLQGKDHVCRFVGCGRNDRFNYVVMELQGRNLADLRRTMTRGIFSVSTTLRLGKQILEAIESIHSVGFLHRDIKPSNFAMGRLASTCRCCYMLDFGLARQFTNSSMEVRPPRPVAGFRGTVRYASINAHKNKEMGRHDDLWSLFYMLVEFMVGQLPWRKIKDKEQVGNLKDTYDHRLMLKHLPTEFSTFLDHILTLDYFTKPDYQLLMSVFESAMKSHNVLENDAYDWEKCDSEDMLTITAAATTAQQLTRLTPAYLGMANASVLPGELQRENTEDVLQGERLSDADNCPPIPTPTTPGGDVWEEMDRNRNHKHAQPMIRKVVSEDEHSQNQGNQSPNTGSMQSSPRRVRSETMFLDRAAPLLRRMRHSQSLAFEKRLAPEPKPTIERFLEAYLGKQRPVLSQVGEKSLTGRGQTPSCNEEHSATATPDPEEGAASSGFVAVNLSPVPQEGDSQEWVMLELEQGSGSGGTKPPGEAPKEEKPGTHTPAETDNQSSEPQDGQSTAVPSSPVLSQMSMPGTWLLGHRRLPGMLGQMPSVIMGRPQMDQSSSCGPQSPVQEKSDAIPLEAPSRRSDKASEEILKDGDRLELAPVPILAKGPAAHLTNDRDPESDSGLPDRSSEPNQQPQADTAGGAMESTVTVSSSPPPALLRQRDSPLSPRLSRIPVRDASALLDSPSRDLHMERRHRWSSPVPGSPTHSPSPSLSCDNLPSALPRDRLPSERGSRSDLVGEDPLSLSSSSGSKSKIPRPVSATFIPEQLTSRFLPRPPPGKPPIRPCVDNRRRRLRVRASSTSDADFLASLTQLMQDRSGMLFSPPPRPRSSSSSLQRSLSSSPSRQELRDGGALQGRSRSPSSFSSSPPARHTHPQDRSGPCQWGHSSRGRGLIHEGKGSGKVNR, from the exons ATGAGTGGGGCTGGAGAGCACACAGACATCCTGTCAGTGGCAGACGTGgtcagagagagatggaaagtg TCGAGGAAGATAGGCGGAGGCGGGTTCGGGGAGATCTACGAGGTGTTGGATCAGTTGAGCCAGGCCACCGTTGCCTTAAAGGTGGAGTCCGCCCAACAACCCAAACAGGTGCTGAAGATGGAGGTGGCTGTGCTGAAGAAGCTTCAGG GCAAAGACCACGTGTGCCGCTTTGTAGGCTGTGGCCGAAATGATCGTTTCAACTACGTGGTGATGGAGCTCCAG GGGAGGAATCTGGCAGATTTGCGCAGGACCATGACCCGAGGCATCTTCTCCGTCTCCACAACTTTAAGACTCGGCAAGCAGATTTTAGAGGCCATTGAAAGCATCCACTCTGTAGGCTTCCTGCATCGTGACATTAAACCT TCCAACTTCGCGATGGGACGACTAGCCAGTACCTGCAGATGCTGCTACATGCTTGACTTTGGCTTGGCCCGTCAGTTTACCAACTCCAGTATGGAAGTCCGTCCT CCTCGTCCTGTGGCAGGCTTCAGAGGAACTGTGCGATATGCTTCAATCAATGCTCATAAGAATAAG GAAATGGGCCGTCATGACGACCTGTGGTCCCTCTTCTACATGCTGGTTGAATTCATGGTTGGTCAGCTGCCCTGGAGGAAAATTAAAGACAAA GAACAAGTAGGAAACCTAAAAGACACTTATGACCATCGACTGATGCTCAAGCACCTTCCCACAGAGTTCAGCACCTTCCTGGATCATATCTTAACCTTGGACTACTTCACTAAGCCTGACTATCAG CTcctgatgtcagtgtttgagaGCGCTATGAAGAGCCACAACGTGCTGGAGAATGACGCGTACGACTGGGAGAAATGTGATTCCGAGGATATGTTGACCATCACTGCCGCAGCAACCACTGCTCAGCAACTCACTCGCCTCACGCCAGCGTACTTGGG CATGGCCAATGCTTCGGTGCTGCCGGGCGAGCTGCAGAGGGAGAACACAGAGGATGTCCTGCAAGGGGAACGCCTCAGTGATGCTGACAACTGCCCCCCCATCCCCACGCCGACCACCCCTGGTGGAGATGTATGGGAAGAGATGGACCGCAACCGGAACCATAAACACGCCCAGCCAATGATCAGGAAG GTGGTGAGTGAGGATGAACACAGTCAGAACCAGGGGAACCAGAGCCCCAACACCGGCTCCATGCAGAGTTCTCCTAGACGGGTACGATCAGAGACCATGTTCTTGGACCGGGCGGCGCCACTGCTCCGGAGGATGAGACACAGTCAGAGCTTGGCATTTGAGAAAAGACTTGCACCTGAACCCAAGCCCACCATTGAACGCTTCCTCGAGGCCTA cttgGGCAAACAGCGTCCTGTCCTATCTCAAGTCGGGGAGAAATCCCTAACTGGGAGGGGACAGACGCCTTCCTGCAACGAGGAACACTCTGCCACAGCAACCCCTGACCCAGAGGAGGGCGCAGCGAGCAGTGGCTTTGTGGCCGTAAACCTCAGTCCTGTGCCCCAGGAAGGTGACTCTCAGGAGTGGGTGATGCTGGAGCTAGAGCAAGGCAGCGGTTCTGGTGGCACCAAGCCTCCAGGTGAGGCCCCGAAGGAGGAAAAGCCCGGGACCCACACACCTGCTGAGACTGACAACCAGTCCTCTGAGCCACAGGATGGCCAGTCCACAGCAGTGCCCAGCAGTCCTGTCCTGTCACAGATGTCCATGCCCGGCACGTGGTTACTGGGCCATAGGAGACTGCCGGGGATGCTGGGACAAATGCCCTCAGTCATCATGGGAAGGCCCCAGATGGACCAG TCCTCTAGCTGTGGGCCTCAGTCACCGGTACAGGAGAAGAGTGATGCTATACCACTAGAGGCACCATCTAGAAGATCTGacaaagcctcagaggaaatcTTAAAGGATGGAGATAGGTTGGAGTTAGCTCCAGTGCCAATCCTGGCCAAAGGCCCCGCAGCTCATCTGACAAACGATAGAGACCCCGAGAGTGATTCTGGTCTGCCCGATCGCTCCTCGGAGCCCAATCAGCAGCCTCAAGCTGACACGGCAGGAGGCGCTATGGAGAGCACCGTCACCGTGTCCTCCTCCCCACCCCCAGCTCTGCTCAGGCAAAGAGACTCCCCCTTATCCCCAAGACTGAGTCGAATCCCGGTCCGGGACGCGAGCGCCCTCCTGGACTCTCCGAGCAGGGACCTCCACATGGAGAGGCGTCACCGCTGGAGCAGTCCTGTCCCTGGCTCCCCCACCCACTcaccctctccatctctgtcctgTGACAACCTGCCTTCTGCTTTGCCCAGGGACAGGCTCCCCTCAGAGCGAGGCTCCAGGTCTGACCTTGTAGGAGAagaccctctctctctgtcatcctcGTCAGGTAGTAAAAGTAAGATCCCACGTCCTGTGAGCGCCACCTTTATACCCGAGCAACTTACAAGCAGGTTCCTGCCTCGACCACCTCCTGGAAAACCACCTATCCGCCCTTGTGTGGACAACAG ACGACGGCGGTTAAGAGTGCGAGCCAGCAGCACTAGTGACGCAGACTTCCTGGCCAGTCTGACTCAGCTGATGCAGGACCGCAGCGGGATGCTCTTCAGCCCTCCTCCTCGCCCtcgcagctcctcctcctccctgcagcGCTCGCTAAGCTCCTCCCCCTCCCGCCAGGAGCTCCGCGATGGTGGGGCACTGCAGGGACGTAGCCGCTCTCCGTCTAGCTTCTCCAGCTCCCCACCTGCTCGGCACACTCACCCACAAGACAGGTCCGGACCCTGTCAGTGGGGCCACAGCTCCAGGGGAAGGGGGCTGATCCATGAGGGTAAAGGCTCTGGCAAAGTGAACCGATGA